One window from the genome of Crassostrea angulata isolate pt1a10 chromosome 2, ASM2561291v2, whole genome shotgun sequence encodes:
- the LOC128174600 gene encoding LOW QUALITY PROTEIN: fucolectin-like (The sequence of the model RefSeq protein was modified relative to this genomic sequence to represent the inferred CDS: inserted 1 base in 1 codon) gives MRPEILTTATEVQTFSKTSVHXTGGKDTNPWWRVDLLTVYTITSVRILNRGIDHGEDVSNRLRDVTVTVGLTESDVNTPCGVFAGPGTASQLVVIDCPTSPQGRFVKISKTTEALTLCEVDVFDSSV, from the exons ATGAGGCCTGAGATCCTAACG ACGGCAACAGAGGTACAGACATTTTCCAAGACAAGTGTAC ACACAGGAGGAAAAGACACAAATCCCTGGTGGAGGGTGGATCTACTGACTGTGTATACCATCACCTCTGTCAGAATACTCAACAGAGGAATAGACCATGGTGAAG ATGTTTCAAACCGACTTAGGGATGTTACCGTCACTGTAGGGCTGACTGAATCAGACGTCAATACTCCCTGTGGTGTCTTTGCTGGCCCCGGTACTGCGTCACAGCTGGTCGTCATCGACTGTCCAACGTCACCTCAGGGGAGATTCGTAAAGATCTCAAAAACAACTGAGGCCCTCACACTATGTGAAGTCGACGTGTTTGATTCATCCGTATAA